DNA sequence from the Microtus ochrogaster isolate Prairie Vole_2 chromosome 2, MicOch1.0, whole genome shotgun sequence genome:
AAATATCTAGAAGAGGAAACCACAGGAAAATATCTATAATCTACATAAATTGGTGCATAAATTTACAAATACACCTTAAATGTATTTTCCCATCTGGGCTAACAATGCTTCCTCCAGGACAcaaagaccatctaacaaaaaACTCAACACCAGGCataagaagccctcttttgagcaGTTGGTCAATGTAGTCCAAGCAACTCCCAAAACATTACAGGTGATGGCTGTTGCCCATGGTTGCCCCTAAGAGGTAGAGGGAAAatccttattgctgaagacaccatgcacttcagacatgGGGTCCAGAATCCCCTGAGCTAGAACTGACCTAAAAGCctctccctgaggactagctctcaTGGTTCTAGAAAGTGCCATGCAAACTTGCAAAGGAGGGAGGCAACCAACAGCCCTGCCCAGCTATGGTGCCTGAGAACCACAATGATAACCAGCATGGAACAGTAGCCCTAAGAGTGTAGTAGCAGCACACATACCTTGGCAGTATCCAACAGCTCTCTAATCAGGCATAAGATCTGATTAACAAGACAGAAAGCATGCCTGGTAGCAGAAACCcagccaactacccagggctcgtgaatcatggatcttggaggagaccctacaaccaccactttccTAAACCAGCATCATCCCTAACTATAGTCTGAATATTTGTCCTCATGGCCACAGATAAGTGAAGTCCTCACACCTCATCAAGAaaattctctttgcaacagaaaatattacagaaaacacaacccaaaaaaaaaatgcagagttgtTGGTCCCAACAGATACACCTACAATACAACTCTCAAATCTAAGGTTCAGGGACCATTGCAGGAAGAGAGATCGGGATGATTGTAAAAGCCAGATAATCAAGGAGAGTGCTGTAAGACTGTGTCTCTTAAGAACCAACATGACTGCCTGCCTGACCAGGAGCTGAACAAGGACCACAGTAGACAGGCTAATGTGGGGTAGGGACCCCAGGAGGTCTCGACCCTACACAAAGGACTCCAGGCAACTAATGTATCCTGAGGACAGGAGAAAGTCTTCCTCAGGGATGAGCGCACCAACCGTTTctccaataccaaatggccacGCTCTGGAAACAAATATACAAGTTGTATTTCTATAGCTAAGCATGTATACatacctgtctgtctgtatctgtatgtgatgtatatgtatgaaaaaaacaaccaatgagaaagaggccatgaatttaaaaaagagaaaggagggtttgaaaggaaaaggagaaatgatgtaattatattataatctcaaaaggtaaatactttaaaaaatagatataagATAGCAATTGTTTGGAACCCCAGCGgtaaccagagagagagagagagagagatgaagaatgATGTGAAACTAAGCTGTCCCTTGAGACACGGTCTGTCCTTGATCTCACTATGGAGCTGAGGATGGACCTGACCTCCTGagcctcctgagccatcttgcaaaTACTGGGACTACAGGTGAGTACCACTATCATCTGGATGAGATATGTTTTCAAAGAGATGCAACTATGGTACAACTGTCCCCCAACGTAATTGCACCTATCTGTGAATGCATTAAAACCGCTGGATTTAAATGATCAGTTGTTTACATCTTAGTCTAATGGATTAACACCAAAATCTAAAcctatttgtttctgtttggtttgttttgttgagacacagtctcactatgcagccctggctggcctccaactccaagagccacctgtctctgtctcccaaacgctgggattaaaactgtgccaccatgtccagcttaattttgaaaaaattagATCTTAATAAGCTACTTAATGGAAAGAATTTGAGTCTTAGTATGAAAGAAGGAACCAAACTGAAGACATTTTGAATAAAACTTCCATCTTGAATAGGGGTCAAGTGACGTTTAAGTTCCCAAGACAGTCCCAGACCTCCCTTGGTAGATGGCATCCTGGCTGGCAAGCTGAGACATGAATGATGGGCAAACCACCCTGCCCTACGTGAGTGAGCCAACCAATGAGAATAAGATAAGCATACCACAGAACAGGGCTCCTAGGGAAGTCCCTAATCATAACTTGGCACAGGAGTACTATTGTCCCTGACCAGTCGGTTTCTGCCATGCTGCCCAAGCCAATAAAGTCCTGCTTTGTGTGGCCTCTTGTGTCTGCTTGGATTGCTCTGGAGCCTTGgacacacaacaataaaaaaaagtttcaaaaatcaagaaattaaatAGTTGGGGGTTTAGCTCTGTTGGGAGAGTGTTTGCCTGGCGTGCACAACgtcctgagtttgaaccccagcactgtataacccaggcctggtggctcctacctgtaatcccagtattcaggagatAGAATTAGGTTGGGTCAGTCTCATCTATAcagtaaattcaagaccagcctggaccagATGAAACCCTGCCaaggaaggatggaaaaaagagaaggaggacaggagagaagaaggaaggaaggaaggaaggaaggaaggNNNNNNNNNNNNNNNNNNNNNNNNNNNNNNNNNNNNNNNNNNNNNNNNNNNNNNNNNNNNNNNNNNNNNNNNNNNNNNNNNNNNNNNNNNNNNNNNNNNNgaaggaaggaaggaaggaaggaaggaaggaaggagggagggagggagggagggaaggaaggagggaaggagggaaagagggaaggagggaagaaggaagagaggaaggggtggagaaTGGGATGAAACATTTCCCCTAACAATGTATTTTGAggaaaaatatattgtttattatCTCCTGTCTGATACAAGTGATAATTAAGTGCAGATGATATCACATGGGAAGAGAGTTCAGAGCCAGCAGAAGCAGCTTACATTCCCTGAGGGGTTTGCTTGAGCAGCATCTTCGTCGTCCTCCTGGAACTGATATATCTGGATGCCATTGTTGTCCAGCTCGCTCATGATGTTACTCTTGAACCTCTGGAGGTCGCTTTTGGAAAGTGCGTCGGCTTTGGCAATCAGTGGTATGATGTTCACCtgttgggaaggaaggaaggcgggTCAAATGTCACAATTTTCCAGCCTAAACCCTACTCCtgaaaacactgtgtgtgtggtttgtggttgctgctgttgtttctgaCAAGATGTTGGCTGGCATGCGGGAAAGAGGGCTGGGGTTACCCACAGGTGTGCCCCAGGGTTCTCAGCTACAGAGAATTTCTTGTTTGGGGGAGTGCTGATGATTTAAACCTCAAGCTTTGAATGCTATAGATAAATGTTGTACCCTGAGCTACTTCGTGACCCCTCATCTTTTATCAGAACTCAGGCTTAGAAGCTTTGACTTTGTTTCTCTTCTAAAAATCTCCCctaaaacctagacaacaaagaggaccctgagagaaacatgcatggatctaatctacatgggaagtagaaaaagggaagatctcctgagtaaattgggagcatgggaaccataggagagggttgaaggggaggggagaagggagggaagtgaataaaaatatataactcaataaaaacaataaaaaattaaaacatcttcCCTAATACCTCTGTATTTTAAGCAGTAAGATTCAGTAGACCGATAACGTATCAAACTGGCTGACAAAAAGACTTCTCATCAAAATACTGGGAGAGAGAGTTTTTCTCCTAGCTGTCATTCATGTAACCACTTCTCCATAAATGCATGCTAACCAATAATAAGGTCTGGATGAATAAATATCAGCTTTATGTCAGTTGCCTTATTTTCGAATTCTCAAAGCTCATTTTGCAAATTCTTGGACAAATCCCATGTTTTTCCAAACATTTATGCTAAACTAGAGGGGGGAAAAATCTAATAAGGGACTAGAAAATTTAATCAAATGagcaaaatttaatttaaacttgtgatatatatatatatatgcctatttAGTTGACCCTCTATGAGAATACATGCTTATGATAAATTCAAGCAGATGAAAGTATTCTGGCGGGAGTTCTGGTCTTGGGGAGAATCTCTCTGAGGAACTACAACAGCTTAGAACAGGTCTTTATGTAACTATAATATTAATggtatttttaagattaaaagctTAACGGTCTCAAGGAGGCAGATGAAAACTTTAGATTCAAAGTATTACAGAGACGGAGAAAGCTTGAGATAATAGCCAGCATCTACTGTCCAATCCTTATGAATACGATGAATCTAGATAGACTTCAGAACAGTCTTCCAAAAAGCAGTGGTCCCTGTGTGCAAACTGGAGAACAGGCTGAGCGTGTTGGAGCTGAGGTATAGGGTCACTATACCTTTAAGAACCTGTCCCATTCCTGCGGTGCATTCTAGATAAGAGGGAAAGTTACACACATCACTGTGGCTGGAGAAACATGCTGTGGGCCTGAGTCTAGAGCCCCCCATGCCTCAACTATAGATTTTTCTAAAACCATGGGGTAAGACGTCTGACAAAGGAAATCCACTTGTGATGGTAACACCTGTAAGtccaacacctgggaggctgaggcaggagaatcatgaattcTAGGGCAACCcaagctacatagcaagctccttTGTGAAAAAGTCAGGTCCACATGTCTCTTTGTCTCCCTCAGTGTTTTGCTTTGGGGTCTATTTTTATACAGAGGGCAGCAGCTaccttcctgttctgttttctgagtCTTCTCTGAGAAAATTCAAGACCAGAACCAGAAAAGATTCATGTTTCATTGTATCAGTGATACCAGTCAAAGATTCATAGGACTGTCGTACAGTACCATATagtaaattcaatttttaattatgtacaaaTGGCTGTGGTCTgattagaatttttcttttctatttttgttttgttttttgttgctttgtttttcaagacagggtttctctgtgttctctgtatagctgtagccttgactgtcctggaactggctgtgtaaaccaggctggccccaaattcatagagacccaccagcctctgctggaATCATAGATAGGCATGTGCTATCACTGCCTAGCTGATCTGATTAGAAtttaatcacagaaaaaaaattctagttttaGCCCAgcagcggtggtgcatgcctttaattccagcacttgggaagtagcagcaggtggatctctgagtcaaaggtcagcctggtgggttccaggacagtcagggctacacagagaaatactgtctcaaaaaaaaaaaaaaagatttctttcaagttttattttagtgtttttcctGTACCTCTCTttccaaatgggaaaaaaagttgGGGAGTTGTTggtttttcagttatttttggttattgctgattttttttttttttttggttttttgagacagggtttctctgtggctttggagcctgtcctggcactagctctgtagaccaggctggtctcgaactcacagagatccgcctgcctctgcctcccgagtgctgggattaaaggcatgcgccaccaccgcccggctctattgctgatttttttaagacaTAGTCTCACCCTGCAATGCAGGCTGCCTGAagactatgtagtccaggtttgCCTCAACCTTACaactctcctcctgcctcatccccttaagtcctgagattacaggcacgcaTCACCACACCAATCACCAATCAGTTACTGTTTCTATTAAATTTGCCTGGAATAATAGCTTAAGATGAAGTTCTATCAAACATTAAAATTTCCCTCCTCTGCCGGGCattggtggctcacgcctttaatcccagcactcgggaggcagaggcaggcggatctctgcgagttcgagaccagcctggtctacagagctagttccaggacaggttccaaagccacagagaaaccctgtctcgaaaaaaaaaaaattccctcctctatattttatatattgataaccTTCAATGTCTCAGAGCATATCAGTACTTGCAgatggaaattttaaattaaagttagACTGTTATAGTGGGGTCTAATCCAATTTGGTTACCAACCTtataagagagagaaatgtggcCTAGTGGAGTGAGTGGTGCCAATACCCCCAATCCCAACTCTGTAAAAACTAAGGCAAGAAAATCAGGAGGCTAAGGCCAACCTCAGATACatatcaagttctaggccagcctgcgctacaaaagaccctgtctcaaaaaagagaaaaagaacgtTGTCCATACAGACACCAGTAGATCGGCCatgtgagaaaaaggaaagaggtggCCACCTGCAGGTCAAGAAGATAAATGCTTGCACCTTGATTTTCTAGACCCCAGGACTAtgtgaaaaatgatttttttaattgtttaaaccATCCACTCTTTGACATTTTTTTAGAAATGCCCTGAAAAATTCAGTCAAATGCTttcaagaacaacagaaaaaatatttaaatatatgcacatattctAAAATAATAGGCAGTTGCATATGAATGCTTCGCAATATGCTGTCATCTCAAAACATCCATTGGACCTTGAAAGACTGATGGTTTAGGAAACACACCCTTCGGTCAATGTTCTTCATCGTCACCAGGTCCAGGGACTTGAGGGAGTGTCCTGTAGGCGCAATGAAGTATAGGCACACATGGATACGGGAATCGTTATAGTCAACCAGGGAACGCTTGATCTTCAGCTCCTCCTGGAGATATGCCTCAAACTGAGCATCCAAATAGTCAATTACTGGCTGGTagctgaaaaacaaattattatttaaacatttagcaTGACAGGTTAGTAAAATCAGAATCTAATGTCTTACTATTTAATCAACATTGTGTGCAATAAACAGTTTGTCACTTGATAAAAATCAATGCATTTTGCTGGGTAGAggtagcatatacctttaatcccagcactttgggagacagaggcaggaggatctctgtgaggtggaggccagcctggtctacacagagttccaagacagccaggactacacagagaaaccctgtcttgaacaccccccccccaaaaaaaagatgcGTTTCATTGGCCATAAAATACAATCCCAAagtaggggtgtggctcagtggtagaatgtccCTAAagaatgtgactttattttaaggGAAATGGCGTTGTAGCTGTAATTTCGAAATTTTGAAGCAAGTCATAGTAACACATTTCCTATAATCCTAACACCAGAagtctggggcaggaggattgctctgagtagtcagcctagactacttagtgaattcaaagctagcctgggatatGTAGCAAAACCCAGTCTCAAGAGAGAGTGAAAGACCGAAACTTGAATAAAGGTGACTGGGACCCTGTGTCCCCATCCAGTGACAACTGTCCAACACATAAAGATCAGCAGAGATCGCTGTGAGACGGCAGAGGTACAGATGAGTGACAGCCGGCACCTGGAGCTACAATAAACAAGGGCTTTTTTCCCTAAATCCCTGATCTAGCGCCGGCACCTGAAGCTACAATAAACAAGGGCTTTTTTCCCTAAATCCCTGATCTAGCGGGACTCTAGAAGGCACCTTAAGCGATTTTTCACTTGCTCTGTAGCTCTCCGGGTTGGGTTTCTGTCAAGCTGACCCAGGCTATAGTTATCTAGGAAGAAGAACCTCAGCGGAGAAAATGCCTCAGTCACACCACGTGTGTACAACTCCGCCGGGAATTTTCTGGCGTAATGACTGCTGTGGGAGGGCAGAGCTCGCTACGGATGGCGCCATGAtggtctaagaaagcaggctgagcaagccgcgAAGAGCAAGTCAATACACATCACCCTtccgtggcttctgcttcagctcatGTCTAGGTTGGTTTCTGTCAAAGAGAAGGACTATGTCTCGGGATGTGTAAGCCTCTCCCGCCCatgttgctttgggtcatggtttcttaccacagcagtagaaaccaaaGTAGGATCGGcgcccagcctggtctccagcTCACAGCAAATCCTCCTGCTTTGGTTTCTTCTAAGCTCTGACCCCTTGCTTCTGGATTTCTGGACTGTAGATGTGTGAAAGAGTGTTTCTATTGTTTTAAGCATCGGTCTAAGGGGATTAACCACAGTCAATTGCAGCAACTAATGCAGGATGAACTGTGGTCTTATTTTTATCACAGAACAAAGCATGTAGCGTTTAGTAGAATCAAGCTGATTATTAAAATGATGTTCGCTTTCTAAGAATAACTACTTAAAGCAACATGACATGGTCCTTTGTGTAATCCTTTTTCTGTCTAGTCTTTGTTCAAAACCTTGTCCTGAAATAGAAAGTAATGGTGATTATTTAAGAtgttctctgaaaagaaaaaaaagtactgaTTTTTAGAATTTGCTGGCTtcaaggcaggcatggtgatgcacacctttatttccagcacttgggaggcagaggccagtggctctctaagtttgaggccagcctggtctatggagtgagctGTAGAAGAGCCAGGGTTATACagcaaaaccctatctcagaaagaaaaaggaggaggaggaggaggaggaggaggaggaggaggaNNNNNNNNNNNNNNNNNNNNNNNNNNNNNNNNNNNNNNNNNNNNNNNNNNNNNNNNNNNNNNNNNNNNNNNNNNNNNNNNNNNNNNNNNNNNNNNNNNNNgaggaggaggaggaggaggaggaggaggagggctggagggatggctcagaggttaagaacattgactgctcttccaaaggacctgagttcaatcccagcaaccacatgataactcacaaccatctgtaatgagatctggtgccctcttatggcctgcaggcatacacacaggaggaggaggaaggaagaggaaggatgacttttctgatttcagtggttTGAATATTCCCATATTTCCATCCTGGCTAATTCTAAGCTGCTCACATGATGCCATTACGTCAGAGCTGAGGCAAAGCAGGCTAGAAAGGTGAGTCAGCTAAGACcgtttgctgctcttctagatgacccaggttcgattcccagcatccacatggaagctcacgACTCTCTGTTACTCCATTTGcaggggatctaacactctcttccagtctccatggacaccaggcatacatgtcgtacctagacacacacacaggccaaacacccattcacataaaataaaaattttaaataaagcaacTACACTAGATATATAAAAGCACCCATTTCATCATAATATTACTTCATGAGGAAAGAattaaaagccagaagaaaagaCATCAATTACCATAGAAGAAAGTACAGTttagggctgaagaaatggctcagtggttaagagtacattattgctctttcagaggacctgagttcagttcctggcatccaTCAAATGGCTCACAACCTCCACTAACTGAAAAGACTCCAATGTCTCCATTATCTACAGACACctagtatgtacacacacacaaactcacacacacacaaactctcacacacacacagttaaaatgataaaaataaaaaatttaagataataCAATTTAGCCTAGCAAATATAAGGCAATTTGTTGAAATGAGaaggattttaaataaaatatcaaaacacaCTGCCTGATGGCACATACTTTTTATCcaagcacttaggaagcagaggcaggttcaAAGTCAGGCTGattctatagagagagttccaggatggttggggctacatagcaagacctgtctcaaaaaaaaggggggggggctggagagatggctcagaggttaagagcactgactgttcttccagaggtcctgagttcagttcccagcacccacatggtggctcacagccatctgtaatgaaatctggtgcctacttctggccagcaagcatagagacagacagaacattgtacacataataaataaatctaaagagagagagagagagaaggagtgatctctacttattttttaaagagaataaaacgCATCATAATAAAACCCAATACCTTTCatgctaactttaaaaattaatttaaaaaccatAAGAAAGCACTAACCTGGCTTCTTTGTTTATCTGATCGCCGTACCCCACTGTCTTCACAACAGTCAACTTCAGGGGAATGTTTCTTTCCTGAAGTTCGTATGTCTTCACTTTAAGTCCAACCTTTGAATAGAAATGGGAGGTCTTGTTCTCTTTCAGATTAATATTGAACAATGTGTTGATCAGTGTTGATTTGCCGATTCCAGTTTCTCCTGTAACAAACATAAGCTCATCATCGCAGAGGTGTAAGAGAGGGCCCAGCCTCAACGAGTGGTTTAAATGGTTCTAAATGGTCGCGCTTCTAAAAGGGAAGGGCAGAATGATCGCAACAGGCTGTGGCTAGAATTGGGGTTTATGGATAGGAGCACACATTGCTTCAAATACACAGGAGTGAGTTTTTATATCATTCTGCACAGCAGAATGACTATAGCTAATAAAAAAGCACATTTCAAAATGGCCAAAGGATGAACTTCAGATGATAGGAAAATAGAGAGTGCTTCAGCTGTGGATTGTGcctgttattaatattttaaaaaaaaactgccgggcgatggtggcacacgcctttaatcccagcactcgggaggcagaggcaggcggatctctgtgagttcgagaccagcctggtctacagagctagatNNNNNNNNNNNNNNNNNNNNNNNNNNNNNNNNNNNNNNNNNNNNNNNNNNNNNNNNNNNNNNNNNNNNNNNNNNNNNNNNNNNNNNNNNNNNNNNNNNNNTGACTGGCTGATAGTAGGGTAAGAAGAGATTGggccagaggcagaaagaataataggagaaggaagggcagagtcagagggtaAGGAAACTGCAgagaagcaaaatgagacaaggtaccaagccatgtggctaaacatagataaaatcCTGGGTTAATTCAAATGGAAGGGTTAGCTAGTAATAAGACTGAGCTATCAGCTAAACATTTATGATTTATATTCAGCCCCTGAGTCAGCTATTTGGTACCCTGTGGTCAGGACAGGAAACATCCAATCACAGACTATGCTAATGATCTTGCTCAGATTATTCTATATTGTTGTATCACAGCAGCATCTTATTATTCTAACCGTGTATAGAACTAGAGTTTGCTGAGTGACAATGACATTTGCTTCCAATGCATCCATGAACAGTCACAATGAGATGTCCCTGAAAGTCTTCATATTGGTTAGGGCTCCCTTTTAGTCACTaatgtggaaaagaaagagaatatgctGTTGTGTGTCAGACTTTGAAGaacactgaaatatttttcagttttaaaaaaaaaaatgagagcagagagatggctcagcggttaagagcactgcccgcAATGCGAGAGGTCCCGGGTTTGATTCCCCGTGGAGACAGGGCGGCTCTCGGCTGTCTGTCCTAAGGTCCTGCTNNNNNNNNNNNNNNNNNNNNNNNNNNNNNNNNNNNNNNNNNNNNNNNNNNNNNNNNNNNNNNNNNNNNNNNNNNNNNNNNNNNNNNNNNNNNNNNNNNNNNNNNNNNNNNNNNNNNNNNNNNNNNNNNNNNNNNNNNNNNNNNNNNNNNNNNNNNNNNNNNNNNNNNNNNNNNNNNNNNNNNNNNNNNNNNNNNNNNNNNNNNNNNNNNNNNNNNNNNNNNNNNNNNNNNNNNNNNNNNNNNNNNNNNNNNNNNgagagagagagagagagagagagagagagagagaaagagagagacaagatcTGACGACCTAGCTGCcctgaaatttgctatgtagagcaAGCTGTTCTCAAGCTCATAGGGATCTGCCtgttcagcctcccaaatgctgggctaACAATACATGTTACAGTCATGGTgcccatggctttaatcccagcactcgggaagcagagacaggtggatctctgtgagttcaagaccagcctagtctacagagcaagtcccaggacagccaggactacatagagaaatcctgtctcaaaaaacaaaccaaagaaaagaaacaccatgTGTCACCAGGCCAGACTGAAAGCCTCTTCCGTGTTTAAACAATGCAGTTAAGAAggggaaaacaataaaaatgtgaagaaacaTTCCTGAATTAACATTAGTATTATGCTGATGGTATCAGTTTAAATGAGTAGGAGACAAATGAAATAATCATTGAAATGCAGGATTCGGCACTTACCCACGCAGAGAATATTGAAAGAGAATCCTTTCTGGATGGATTTGTTCACCAGCTGAGTGGGGAGACATTCAAACCCAAAATGGCTAAGAGTGGTTAAGCAGCGGATGTTCTCGTTGTGCTTAGATAAGACAAATAGAAGGGTTCTTATTAGAATCAGAAATAACACCCTTGGGAAGGACAACACTTTGTTTAAAAAAGTCGGGACCAGTTATCCCTGCGCTGTCAATTCAACGCAAAGGTATGAAGTGAATTTTTCGCAAAAAGAACTCAAATGTTGATGGCATTGTCTCAAATAAATTGAATCAACCTCTGATCACACTCTAAGAGGACATGTTTctaaatttaataagaaattaaagacaacagaacagcatttgaaaccccagggaagccgggtggtagtgggtggtggtagcacatgttttaatcccagcaccaggaaccagaggcaagcggatctctgtgagtcagaggccagcctggtctacagggtaagttttaggacagctagggttacacagagaaaccctgtatcaaaaaaaaaaagaaagaaaaagaaaaaaggaaaggaagggagggagggagggagggagggagggaggaaggaaggaaggaaggaaggaaggaaggaaggaaggaaggaaNNNNNNNNNNNNNNNNNNNNNNNNNNNNNNNNNNNNNNNNNNNNNNNNNNNNNNNNNNNNNNNNNNNNNNNNNNNNNNNNNNNNNNNNNNNNNNNNNNNNgaaggaaggaaggaaggaaggaaggaaggaaggaaggaaggaaggaaggaaggaaggagaaaagaaagctgaCGAGATGGTAAACACAGAACTTCACTTAAAGTCCAACGCCAGGTGGGTAAAAGCTAACACTGGGCCAGCGCCAACTGATGGGACCTCTGGCTTGGTGGAAGGGCCAGAGATCTGTCCGGCAGGCTATTGGCCTGCCAGTCTGTGACCTGTGAACACTGAGCAGTTCACAGCAGCATAAACCTTGACTGTGCTCCAGCGGTGTGCAGGGTTGACAGACTGTGGGCTCTGGGTGAGATAATAAAATACAGCATTCGTGTCTGGGAGGCTGTGAACTtgacactggttctcaacctgcaggtcGTGACCCATTTGAGATCACATATCAGattatcctgcatatcagatatttacattatgattcataacagcagcaaaattacagctatgaattagtaataaaaatagtttttttttaattttttgaggcagggt
Encoded proteins:
- the Sept14 gene encoding septin-14 isoform X1 produces the protein MAENPRDMSTQIPSNEDTHNENIRCLTTLSHFGFECLPTQLVNKSIQKGFSFNILCVGETGIGKSTLINTLFNINLKENKTSHFYSKVGLKVKTYELQERNIPLKLTVVKTVGYGDQINKEASYQPVIDYLDAQFEAYLQEELKIKRSLVDYNDSRIHVCLYFIAPTGHSLKSLDLVTMKNIDRRVNIIPLIAKADALSKSDLQRFKSNIMSELDNNGIQIYQFQEDDEDAAQANPSGNGLLPFAVVGSMEEVKVGKRMVRGRHYPWGVLQVENENHCDFVKLRDLLLCTHMEDLKDQTHSHHYECYRISRLQQLGFNDTGPDSQPVSFQEMYEAKRQEFHNQCQREEEELKQTFMQRVKEKELTFKDAEKELQDKFEHLKRIQQEETLKLEEERRKLEEQIIDFYKMKAASETSQAQVYTNVKKDKDRKK